CTTGGCCAATGAAACCGCCGCAAGACCATCCGTAGAACGGAAAACGCCGAACACACTGAGATCAGCCAGATCTGGGGTTTCACCACCGTGGAATGTCCGCCCCGCCAAACCGTCATTAACCCAATGCGCCACCGCTTCGGTCAAACCCGTGGGTGCGTCGCTAATGCCGCGTTCACGCGCCTTTTTCTGCGATGACTTAGACATTGCCAAAGAACCTGCAAGCCGGATCATCGTGCGTTTCATCACGCCGAAGCCAGATGGTTTCAAAACCTGACCGAAGGTTTGCCACGCCGTGCCGAAATCTTTGTAGATGATCGGCGGAATATAATGCACCAGGGTGTTGTCCACCCATTCGCGCCACTCTGGAACCGTGTCATCATTGGCCAGATGCGCGTAGTGTTCGTTGATGTAATCCATCACTACGGAAGACTCCGACACAACCTGCTCAACATCAACCAGTACCGGCACTTTCTTCAAACCCAATGGCTCAAGTTCTTTGGAGTTCATGGGATTGACTTCGACAATCGTGTATGGAATTTTCGAAAAGTGCAGTAACGATTTGACTTTCCAGCAGAAAGGGCAGGATTCGAATTGATACAAAGTCAGCATGAAAAAACTCCGATAAATAATCAGGTGGAATAGTCACAGGGTGGGAGTCCCACGATGGTAAAAAAATCCCTTGGCGGACATTCCCACCAGATTTCCCTCCGTCGCCCCCCTGCTCTGTTGTAAACTGTGCGACAAATTTTTTATGTGATAAAGCGCCACCATGACGACCGATAGCACACAAGACGATCATACCCCACTCACCTACCGCGATGCAGGCGTCGACATCGATGCCGGCGAAGCGCTGGTCGAACGAATCAAACCCGCTGTAAAACGGACCACACGCCCCGAGGTGATTGGTGGTCTGGGCGGATTTGGCGGCTTGTTTGCGCTGGGGAATAAATACAAGGACCCCGTTCTGGTTTCCGGCACCGATGGGGTCGGCACCAAGCTTCGACTGGCAATCGATCTTGATCGCCACGAT
This region of Halothiobacillus neapolitanus c2 genomic DNA includes:
- a CDS encoding prostaglandin E synthase 2 — protein: MLTLYQFESCPFCWKVKSLLHFSKIPYTIVEVNPMNSKELEPLGLKKVPVLVDVEQVVSESSVVMDYINEHYAHLANDDTVPEWREWVDNTLVHYIPPIIYKDFGTAWQTFGQVLKPSGFGVMKRTMIRLAGSLAMSKSSQKKARERGISDAPTGLTEAVAHWVNDGLAGRTFHGGETPDLADLSVFGVFRSTDGLAAVSLAKASSPTFAKWYEQLKSMTASTAL